In Antennarius striatus isolate MH-2024 chromosome 8, ASM4005453v1, whole genome shotgun sequence, a single window of DNA contains:
- the cacng3a gene encoding voltage-dependent calcium channel gamma-3 subunit — protein sequence MRLCNRGMMMLLTTAGAFCAFSLMTIAVGTDYWLYSRGMCRSKSQNDNETVRKNEEVLTHSGLWRTCCTEGTFRGVCKDIDHFAEDADYEQDAAEYLLRAVRASSLFPILSVGLLFLGGVCVAASEFYKSRYNVILSAGILFVSAGLSNIIGIIVYISANSGDPSQSDNKKSYSYGWSFYFGALSFVLAEMVGVLAVHVFIEKHRQLRTKGRPSLIKPPISRNSSYYRNRYYQNRSRRYSSRSNHSGGESASHSFRASLVGEREPSISAESKVLHGLPNPVSVGSEFMLYTLTSPIKDGKIDIAVGDLSTETHNNTEGVGGNCAANRRTTPV from the exons ATGAGGCTGTGTAACCGggggatgatgatgctgctgaccACGGCGGGGGCTTTCTGCGCCTTCAGCCTCATGACCATCGCCGTGGGGACGGACTACTGGCTCTACTCCCGCGGGATGTGTCGCTCCAAGAGCCAGAACGACAACGAGACCGTCCGGAAGAACGAGGAGGTCCTGACCCACTCGGGTCTGTGGAGAACCTGCTGCACCGAGG gGACGTTTCGAGGCGTGTGCAAAGACATCGACCACTTCGCTGAGGATGCCGACTACGAGCAGGATGCTGCAGAGTATTTACTGC GAGCGGTTCGGGCCTCCAGCCTCTTCCCCATCCTCAGCGTGGGGCTGTTATTCCTCGGGGGCGTGTGCGTGGCCGCCAGCGAGTTCTACAAGTCACGTTATAACGTCATCCTCAGCGCGGGGATCCTGTTTGTCTCCGCAG GTCTCAGCAACATCATCGGCATCATCGTGTACATATCAGCCAACTCGGGCGACCCCAGCCAGAGCGACAACAAGAAGAGCTACTCCTACGGATGGTCGTTTTATTTCGGAGCTCTGTCCTTCGTGCTGGCTGAGATGGTGGGGGTCCTGGCGGTGCACGTGTTCATAGAAAAGCACAGGCAGTTGCGTACTAAAGGGAGACCCTCCCTCATCAAGCCGCCCATCTCCCGCAACTCGTCCTACTACCGGAACCGCTACTACCAGAACCGCAGCCGCCGGTACAGCTCCAGGAGCAACCACAGCGGTGGGGAATCCGCCTCGCACTCCTTCCGAGCGTCCCTGGTGGGGGAGAGGGAGCCGTCCATCTCAGCAGAATCCAAGGTCCTGCATGGGTTGCCCAATCCGGTGTCGGTGGGGTCAGAGTTCATGCTCTACACCCTCACGTCGCCGATTAAAGATGGGAAGATCGACATCGCCGTGGGCGATTTGAGCACAGAGACTCACAACAACACGGAGGGTGTGGGAGGAAACTGTGCCGCCAACAGGAGGACCACACCCGTCTGA